One segment of Rosa chinensis cultivar Old Blush chromosome 6, RchiOBHm-V2, whole genome shotgun sequence DNA contains the following:
- the LOC112170221 gene encoding 60S ribosomal protein L18a-2 has protein sequence MVALKFHQYQVVGRALPKDAEDTPKIYRMKLWHTNDVRAKSKFWYFLKKVKKSNGQIVAINEILEKKPTVVENYGIWLRYQSRTGYHNMYEEYRDTTLNGAVDQMCTEMASRHKVRFPCIQIIETATIPAKLCKREITKQFHNSKINFPLNSDDAFMSDYVRILILGSVWQGF, from the exons ATGGTCGCTCTCAAGTTTCACCAGTACCAGGTGGTGGGTAGGGCTCTCCCCAAGGATGCCGAGGACACCCCCAAGATCTACCGCATGAAGCTTTGGCACACCAATGATGTTCGCGCCAAGTCCAAGTTCTGGTATTTCctgaagaaggtgaagaagagcAATGGCCAAATTGTTGCCATCAATGAg ATTTTGGAGAAGAAACCTACTGTTGTTGAGAACTACGGTATTTGGTTGAGGTATCAAAGCAGGACAGGGTATCACAACATGTACGAGGAGTACCGTGACACCACTCTGAATGGGGCTGTGGATCAGATGTGCACTGAGATGGCTTCTCGCCACAAGGTCAggtttccttgcatccaaatcaTCGAGACTGCCACGATCCCAGCTAAGCTTTGCAAGAGGGAAATTACCAAGCAATTCCACAATTCCAAGATCAATTTTCCATTGAACTCTGATGATGCATTTATGTCAGATTATGTTCGAATCCTCATTTTAG GTTCAGTCTGGCAAGGCTTCTGA